The DNA segment GGCCCGGGCCAGCGCCTCCTGGGGCGGGCGGTCGCCGGGGTCCGCCTCGATCCCGGGCAGCTCCCAGAAGCCTGCCAGCAGGCCTTCCGCGGGCCGGCGCCGCACCAGCACCCGGCCGTCCCGGCAGATCAGCGCCAGGACCAGCTCTACCTCGCGCACGGGGGCCCGCCGGCGGGGCGGCGGGATCCGGTGGACCAGGCCCGCCTCCCGCGCCCGGCAGAACCGCTCCACGGGACACGCGGAGCAGGCGGCGCTTCCGCCCGGAAGACAGACCCGGGCTCCCAGCTCCATGATCGCCTGGTTCCACTCTCCGGGCGCCTCCCCGGGGACCAGCCAGGCGGCGAGCGCGTCCACCGCCGCCCGGGCACCCGGCGCGCCGGGCGCCGCCTCCAGTGCGGCCCACCGGGAGAGCACCCGTACGGCGTTGCCGTCCACGGCCGGTAGGCGGTGGCCAAAAGCGATGCTCATGACGGCCCCGGCGGTGTAGGGGCCCACGCCGGGCAGGCGGCGGAACCGCTCCGGATCGTCCGGTACACCCCGTCCCTCGGCGGCCAGCTCTGCGGCGGCGCTCCGGAAGAGCCGGGCGCGCCGGTAGAAGCCGAGGCCCTCCCAGGCTTTCAGGACGTCCACCTCGCCGCTGGCGGCCAGGGAAGCCAGGTCCGGAAAGCGCTCGAGGAAGCGATGGTAGTAGGGGACGACCGTCTCCACCTGGGTCTGCTGGAGCATCACTTCCGAAAGCCAGACGCGGTAAGGATCCCGGGTGGACCGCCAGGGGAGGTCGCGCCGGCTTGCCCGGTACCACGCGAGCAGGTGGTCCCACAGGGCGGCCCGCCAACGGTCCGGGTCCTGGACGGCCGCGCGGGCCAGGGGCGGGGCTTGAGGCGAGGAAGCGCCTGAAGCCCCGGCCGGCCCCGCATCCGCCCGGGCACGCCTCACCCCGCCCCGCCCCCGGCGGGCGGAACCCCGGTCGGCGGTTCTCCGCCCTCGGCGCTCGCCGCCACCCGGCTGAACCACGGAATCAGCCCCGACTCCCAGGCCGCCTTGCCCAGCACGATCAGGAGCGGGGCCAGGAGGAAACCCGCCAGCCCGAAAAGGGTGGCCGAGAGGTAGAGCCCGGCCAGGGTGAGAAGGGGGTGGACGCCCAGAGACTCCCCCACCACCCGGGCCTCCACCATCTGGCGCACCCCGCTGGCCACCAGGTAGAGGACCACGACGCCCGCGCCCAGACCCACCTCCCCGGTCAAGAGCGCGTAGAGACCCCAGGGCACGTAGAGAAGCCCCGGACCCAGGACCGGCAGGACGTCCAGCATGCCCCCCACCAGACCCAGAACCAGCCACTGGTTGACCCCGATCACCAGGAGCCCGGCCATGGAGACCCCCGTGGTGATCGCGATCAGGACGAGCTGGGCCCGCACGTAGCGGAGCGCATCCGCCCAGAGCCGGGCGGGGACCTCGCGCAGGAGCTGGCGATGCCGCCGGGGGATCAGGCGCAGGACGGCCGCCTTCACCAGGTCCCAGTCGCGGCTGACGAAGTAGGTGGCGATGAGGGCCACCGCCAGCACCCCCAGGATGACGGGGACGGCCGTCACCAGCCCCAAGAGCGCCTGGCCGGCGCTGAAGAACGCCGACTCCAGGGCACCCAGGACGCTCTGGGTGTTCTCCCGGGCCAGCTCGATCACCGTGGGCGGCAGCAGGACGTACCAGTGGTTCACCCACGCCAGGAGCCGGTCCAGCTGCTGCTGCAGGATCTCCTGGTAAAGGGGGAAGCTTTGGAGGGCATCGTTCACCTGGGCCGCCACCAGCAGGGCCAGGCCGGCGGTGAGCCCGCCCATCACCAGGAGCACCAGGGTGAGGCTGAGCAGGACGGCCAGGGGCCGGGGAAGGCGCAGGCCCCCGCTCAGCCGGCGGACCAGG comes from the Limnochorda pilosa genome and includes:
- a CDS encoding A/G-specific adenine glycosylase, yielding MRRARADAGPAGASGASSPQAPPLARAAVQDPDRWRAALWDHLLAWYRASRRDLPWRSTRDPYRVWLSEVMLQQTQVETVVPYYHRFLERFPDLASLAASGEVDVLKAWEGLGFYRRARLFRSAAAELAAEGRGVPDDPERFRRLPGVGPYTAGAVMSIAFGHRLPAVDGNAVRVLSRWAALEAAPGAPGARAAVDALAAWLVPGEAPGEWNQAIMELGARVCLPGGSAACSACPVERFCRAREAGLVHRIPPPRRRAPVREVELVLALICRDGRVLVRRRPAEGLLAGFWELPGIEADPGDRPPQEALARALEGLLGQPVRVGAERLAYVHRFSHRLWRVRLLEGFVGEGPAGRGAEGPGEDLAWVEGSRLGTLPVAAAHRPAMELARQEAHQRHHQQQDTFQGEEARSQAHPVSQEADPEGEEARAQGGHGHEQA
- the ytvI gene encoding sporulation integral membrane protein YtvI, translating into MAVRPIWIVALVVGAWYVFGARLIVALAPFVLAAVASAVLHPLVRRLSGGLRLPRPLAVLLSLTLVLLVMGGLTAGLALLVAAQVNDALQSFPLYQEILQQQLDRLLAWVNHWYVLLPPTVIELARENTQSVLGALESAFFSAGQALLGLVTAVPVILGVLAVALIATYFVSRDWDLVKAAVLRLIPRRHRQLLREVPARLWADALRYVRAQLVLIAITTGVSMAGLLVIGVNQWLVLGLVGGMLDVLPVLGPGLLYVPWGLYALLTGEVGLGAGVVVLYLVASGVRQMVEARVVGESLGVHPLLTLAGLYLSATLFGLAGFLLAPLLIVLGKAAWESGLIPWFSRVAASAEGGEPPTGVPPAGGGAG